From a region of the Methanothrix sp. genome:
- the cofH gene encoding 5-amino-6-(D-ribitylamino)uracil--L-tyrosine 4-hydroxyphenyl transferase CofH translates to MINMLRNIMHSLETRNTNALNDPICEGILSDSRDHAALNRNLMQSLWRSPMRLFSLSRMLQESCCGREVTYVINRNINFTNICVGSCRFCAFRRSDGYILTHEEIVQRAAEAEQMGATELCLQGGLAPGLTVESYCEILEVLKSNFPRMHLHAYSPMEVMHMSRCSGVDVQDALRSLKDSGLDSMPGTAAELLVDSVRRVICPDKLSTAEWSFIIRSAHTMGIPTTSTMLYGHIESFEERLSHLEVIRSIQMETGGFTEFVLLPFVPGNTALGRISSPPGILENLKMHALARVALYPYITNIQASWVKLGRTVAGAALEWGANDLGGTLMEENISRCAGSREGQYMSPAEFQDLIKRHGRVPVQRDTLYRRIC, encoded by the coding sequence ATGATCAACATGCTCCGGAACATCATGCACAGCCTGGAGACACGCAACACGAATGCTCTGAATGATCCGATCTGCGAGGGCATCCTGAGCGATTCAAGGGACCATGCAGCTCTGAATCGCAACCTCATGCAATCCCTCTGGCGAAGCCCGATGAGGCTCTTCTCCCTCTCCCGCATGCTTCAGGAGAGCTGCTGCGGCAGGGAGGTGACATATGTCATAAACAGAAACATCAACTTCACCAACATCTGTGTGGGAAGCTGCAGGTTCTGCGCGTTCAGGAGGAGTGATGGCTACATCCTCACACATGAGGAGATCGTTCAGAGGGCAGCGGAGGCTGAGCAGATGGGCGCCACTGAGCTGTGCCTCCAGGGGGGGCTTGCGCCGGGACTCACCGTGGAGAGCTACTGCGAGATTCTTGAGGTTCTCAAATCAAACTTCCCTCGGATGCACCTCCACGCGTACTCTCCCATGGAGGTGATGCACATGTCGAGATGCTCCGGCGTCGATGTCCAGGACGCCCTCCGCTCCTTAAAGGATTCTGGCCTCGATTCGATGCCCGGGACAGCAGCCGAGCTGCTGGTCGATTCTGTGAGGAGGGTGATCTGCCCGGACAAGCTCAGCACCGCGGAGTGGTCATTCATAATAAGATCTGCGCACACCATGGGCATACCCACGACCTCGACCATGCTTTACGGCCATATCGAGAGCTTCGAGGAGAGGCTGAGCCATCTGGAGGTCATCAGATCGATACAGATGGAGACCGGAGGGTTCACAGAGTTCGTGCTGCTGCCCTTCGTCCCCGGGAACACGGCTCTGGGAAGGATTTCATCGCCTCCGGGCATCCTCGAGAACCTCAAGATGCACGCGCTCGCAAGAGTGGCGCTCTATCCGTACATCACGAACATCCAGGCGAGCTGGGTGAAGCTAGGCAGGACTGTCGCAGGAGCGGCACTGGAATGGGGCGCCAACGACCTCGGGGGGACGCTCATGGAGGAGAACATATCCAGATGCGCCGGATCCAGAGAGGGGCAGTACATGTCTCCGGCTGAGTTTCAGGATCTCATAAAGAGGCACGGTAGAGTACCGGTGCAGAGGGATACGCTGTACAGAAGGATATGCTGA